One Shewanella sp. MR-4 DNA window includes the following coding sequences:
- the hemH gene encoding ferrochelatase, whose product MGHAKRGKVGVLLLNLGTPDAPTASAVRRYLSEFLSDPRVVEIPKLLWMLILHGIVLRVRPAKSAALYQKVWTEAGSPLMDISLRQTAKLSEKLTADGHQVSVHLAMRYGNPSVASTLQTMHQQGIDKLVVLPLYPQYAAPTTGSAFDAIARELTQWRYLPSLHFIHTYHDNPDFITALVNSIRADFEQQGKPQKLVLSYHGMPERNLHLGDPYYCFCMKTTRLVAEQLGLTADEFVMTFQSRFGKAKWLQPYTDATMQALPSEGVRDVAIVCPAFSADCLETLEEIVGENGHIFANAGGEKFRYIPALNDNDDHISMMANLVKPYL is encoded by the coding sequence ATGGGTCACGCAAAGCGTGGCAAAGTGGGTGTGTTGTTACTTAACCTTGGCACACCCGATGCGCCAACAGCATCGGCGGTGAGGCGTTACCTTTCCGAGTTTTTATCCGATCCTCGGGTGGTCGAAATTCCAAAACTCCTGTGGATGCTGATTTTACATGGCATAGTGCTGCGCGTTCGCCCTGCCAAGTCTGCGGCGCTCTATCAGAAGGTCTGGACTGAAGCGGGTTCACCACTGATGGATATCAGCTTGCGCCAAACCGCTAAGTTATCAGAAAAATTAACGGCCGATGGGCATCAAGTATCAGTACATTTAGCCATGCGTTATGGCAATCCTTCTGTGGCGAGCACCTTACAAACGATGCATCAACAGGGGATTGATAAGCTGGTGGTGTTACCGCTCTATCCGCAATATGCAGCGCCGACAACCGGCTCGGCCTTCGATGCTATTGCAAGGGAATTAACCCAGTGGCGCTATCTACCATCGCTGCATTTTATTCACACGTATCATGATAACCCCGACTTTATTACCGCATTGGTGAACTCAATTCGTGCCGACTTTGAGCAACAGGGTAAGCCGCAAAAGTTAGTGCTTTCTTACCATGGTATGCCGGAGCGTAATCTGCACTTAGGCGATCCTTATTATTGCTTTTGCATGAAGACCACCCGTCTGGTGGCCGAGCAATTAGGGCTTACAGCGGATGAGTTTGTGATGACTTTCCAATCTCGCTTTGGTAAGGCTAAATGGTTACAACCTTATACGGATGCAACCATGCAGGCGTTACCAAGCGAAGGTGTACGTGACGTGGCGATTGTGTGCCCAGCGTTTAGTGCAGATTGCTTAGAGACCTTAGAAGAGATCGTGGGTGAGAATGGCCATATCTTTGCTAATGCTGGCGGGGAGAAGTTCCGTTACATTCCGGCACTGAACGATAATGATGACCATATCAGCATGATGGCTAACTTGGTTAAACCTTACCTGTAA
- the ruvX gene encoding Holliday junction resolvase RuvX — protein MNAKTVLGFDFGTKSIGVAIGQQITASATPLLSLKAVDGIPNWDEIGKLIKEWQPDLVVVGLPLNMDGTEQEMTHRARKFANRLNAKFGVKIVTQDERLTTTDAKARLFELGGFKALTKGQVDAVSAVLIVESYFENHFGE, from the coding sequence ATGAACGCAAAAACCGTTTTAGGTTTTGATTTTGGAACAAAAAGTATTGGTGTCGCCATAGGGCAACAAATCACCGCCAGCGCCACACCACTGCTATCCCTAAAAGCCGTCGACGGTATTCCCAATTGGGATGAAATTGGCAAACTCATTAAAGAGTGGCAACCCGATTTAGTCGTCGTAGGTTTACCGCTCAATATGGATGGCACAGAGCAGGAAATGACCCACAGGGCGAGAAAGTTCGCCAACCGACTGAACGCTAAGTTTGGGGTCAAAATTGTCACTCAAGATGAAAGACTGACCACCACAGATGCAAAAGCTCGGCTATTTGAACTCGGCGGCTTTAAAGCCCTCACCAAAGGTCAAGTCGATGCAGTGTCAGCCGTATTGATTGTCGAAAGCTATTTTGAAAATCATTTCGGTGAATAA
- a CDS encoding YqgE/AlgH family protein yields MESLQNHFLIAMPSLDDTFFERTVIYLCEHDEKGAMGLVINKPLGIEVNSLLEQMDLPAEQVSTDLALGAQVLMGGPVSQDRGFVLHTSQPYWANSTELSSGLMLTTSRDVLTAIGSERSPEKFIVALGYAGWSKNQLEQELADNSWLTIPADQALLFDVKHEDRWQQASRALGFDAWQLSSQAGHA; encoded by the coding sequence ATGGAGAGTTTGCAGAACCATTTTTTAATCGCCATGCCGTCGCTCGATGACACTTTTTTTGAGCGCACCGTCATCTATCTATGTGAGCACGATGAAAAAGGCGCCATGGGGCTCGTGATTAATAAACCGCTGGGCATTGAAGTGAACTCATTGCTCGAGCAGATGGATTTACCCGCTGAGCAAGTGTCTACCGATCTGGCACTGGGCGCGCAGGTGTTAATGGGCGGCCCCGTTTCCCAAGATAGAGGCTTTGTCCTGCATACATCTCAGCCCTATTGGGCCAACAGTACAGAATTAAGCTCTGGCCTCATGCTCACCACCTCAAGGGATGTACTAACGGCGATTGGCAGCGAGCGCTCGCCAGAAAAATTTATCGTGGCATTAGGTTATGCGGGTTGGAGCAAAAACCAGCTGGAGCAAGAACTGGCCGATAACTCATGGCTGACTATCCCTGCCGATCAGGCCCTGCTCTTCGATGTCAAACACGAGGATCGATGGCAACAAGCGAGCCGTGCGCTCGGCTTTGATGCTTGGCAATTGTCATCACAGGCGGGCCACGCCTAG
- the yciH gene encoding stress response translation initiation inhibitor YciH codes for MRVDPNVSLVYSTDKGRITAEPEAKAIPASDGIVRIHRDSKGRKGKGVSVISGLGLDEVGLKALAQTLKKQCGCGGTVKDFTIEVQTDNREQLKLLLEKQNYKVKLAGG; via the coding sequence ATGAGAGTAGATCCCAACGTTTCCTTAGTGTACAGCACAGATAAGGGCCGCATTACTGCCGAGCCAGAAGCCAAAGCTATCCCTGCATCCGATGGGATTGTACGTATCCACAGAGACAGCAAGGGCCGCAAAGGTAAAGGTGTCTCGGTCATTTCAGGCCTAGGACTTGATGAAGTGGGCTTAAAAGCACTTGCACAAACCCTTAAAAAACAATGTGGTTGTGGTGGCACAGTCAAAGATTTCACTATCGAAGTGCAAACCGACAATCGTGAGCAACTAAAACTACTGCTCGAAAAACAAAACTACAAAGTCAAATTAGCCGGCGGTTGA
- a CDS encoding DUF4136 domain-containing protein — protein MKNIIVGLAVLALSACSSLKSGWDFDPSANFTQYKTYAWVAQKTDASGYHLDGLMDQRVRDAVNSQLSSKGMTLVDAKDADVLVNYLTKIDKKINVDTFNTNFGYNPYYGPGWGWGGNMQTQTTVREYEVGTLIIDLVDNKTAKLIWRGSVADTIRDKNTPSERVQLINEAVGSVMANFPPKPENK, from the coding sequence ATGAAAAATATAATTGTAGGTTTAGCCGTACTGGCACTGAGTGCCTGTAGTTCGCTGAAGTCGGGTTGGGATTTTGACCCTAGCGCCAATTTTACTCAGTACAAGACCTATGCGTGGGTCGCACAAAAGACCGATGCTTCGGGTTATCACCTCGATGGTTTAATGGATCAGCGCGTGCGAGATGCGGTGAATTCTCAGCTTTCATCTAAGGGCATGACCTTGGTTGATGCGAAAGATGCCGATGTATTAGTGAACTATCTGACCAAAATCGATAAGAAGATTAATGTAGATACCTTCAATACCAATTTTGGCTATAACCCTTACTATGGCCCAGGTTGGGGCTGGGGCGGTAACATGCAAACCCAGACCACAGTCAGAGAATACGAAGTTGGCACCCTGATCATTGATTTAGTTGATAACAAAACAGCTAAGTTAATTTGGCGTGGCTCAGTAGCTGATACTATCCGTGATAAAAATACTCCTTCGGAAAGAGTACAGCTGATCAACGAAGCAGTCGGCAGCGTGATGGCGAATTTCCCGCCAAAGCCTGAAAACAAATAA
- a CDS encoding trimeric intracellular cation channel family protein, which translates to MQEAQFIGLLWLIGILAEAMTGALAAGRKQMDLFGVVIIGCATAIGGGTLRDMLLGNYPLIWVENVHYLIAIAFASLLTVAIAPVMRYLSKLFLAIDALGLAVFSIVGAQKTLMLGFSPTIAVVMGLVTGVFGGVIRDILCNQVPLIFKKELYAVISLFTAGLYITLNAYQLAEWINLVVCLTLGFSLRMLALRYHWSMPTFDYQANGDQHTH; encoded by the coding sequence ATGCAAGAAGCGCAATTTATCGGATTATTATGGCTGATTGGAATTTTGGCCGAGGCCATGACTGGGGCATTAGCGGCTGGCCGTAAACAGATGGACTTATTCGGCGTGGTTATCATTGGCTGCGCAACGGCGATTGGTGGTGGCACCCTAAGAGACATGCTGCTTGGAAATTACCCTTTGATTTGGGTCGAAAATGTCCATTATCTGATCGCGATTGCATTTGCCTCTTTGTTAACGGTTGCGATTGCGCCAGTGATGCGTTACCTGTCTAAATTATTTTTGGCCATTGATGCCTTGGGTTTAGCCGTATTCTCGATTGTTGGCGCACAAAAAACGCTAATGTTAGGGTTTAGTCCAACGATTGCTGTGGTGATGGGACTCGTCACTGGGGTATTTGGTGGGGTGATCCGCGATATTCTCTGTAACCAAGTGCCTTTGATTTTTAAGAAAGAACTCTATGCGGTGATTTCACTCTTTACCGCAGGCTTATATATCACGCTCAACGCCTATCAATTGGCGGAGTGGATAAACCTAGTGGTCTGTTTAACGCTGGGCTTTAGCTTGCGAATGTTAGCACTGCGTTACCATTGGTCTATGCCAACCTTCGACTATCAAGCCAACGGCGACCAGCATACTCACTAA
- the tpx gene encoding thiol peroxidase, protein MQKYVSFLAAGCIFSLMVLSPSAIANEKTQVMMGDKTVTLAGKLPKLEQMAPRFKVVDEQFTPISLSDFKGKTVLISAVPSLDTGVCALQTKRFNSEVSHFSDDVVMLTISTDLPFAQKRFCKVENVDKIKVLSDSVWRDFGEKYGLLIEDYGLLARAIFIIDAEGQLKYQELVPNITEHPNYDAALEALKSIQAQQ, encoded by the coding sequence ATGCAAAAGTATGTTTCATTTCTAGCCGCTGGCTGTATTTTTAGTTTAATGGTCCTCAGCCCTAGTGCTATCGCCAACGAGAAAACCCAAGTGATGATGGGCGACAAGACTGTCACTCTCGCCGGGAAATTACCCAAGCTTGAGCAAATGGCGCCACGCTTTAAAGTTGTCGACGAACAATTTACCCCTATTAGTTTAAGTGACTTTAAAGGGAAAACCGTGCTGATCAGTGCCGTGCCCAGTTTAGATACCGGCGTCTGTGCGCTGCAAACAAAGCGCTTTAATAGCGAAGTCAGTCATTTTTCCGATGATGTCGTCATGCTGACCATCAGTACAGATTTGCCCTTTGCGCAAAAACGTTTCTGTAAGGTCGAGAATGTCGACAAAATCAAAGTCCTCTCCGACTCAGTGTGGCGTGATTTTGGCGAGAAATATGGCTTATTGATTGAAGATTACGGCTTGCTCGCTCGGGCCATCTTTATTATCGATGCCGAAGGTCAGCTTAAATACCAAGAACTGGTGCCCAATATTACCGAACACCCCAATTACGACGCCGCGCTTGAAGCGTTAAAAAGCATTCAAGCACAGCAATAA
- a CDS encoding mechanosensitive ion channel family protein, producing MENLEGLLKQAPDLVMTYGLKILFALIIFFVGKYFSGVAQRLVRKLLNSRKIDPTVVSFVANLAWAVVFVFTIIATLGQIGVQTASLVAVIGAAGLAVGLALQGSLSNFASGVLMVLFRPCRVGDYIEAAGIAGTVDEITIFSTKLRTPDNKVIVAPNSSIMNGTITNYSALENRRIDLVVGVSYSADIAQTKKVLTEILDNNQYVLKEPGYTVGLSELANSSINFVVRPWVKTADYWTARFEILEQIKNALDAANIEIPFPQMDIHVKQLPESK from the coding sequence ATGGAAAACCTCGAAGGTTTATTAAAGCAGGCACCGGATCTAGTCATGACCTATGGCTTAAAGATCTTATTTGCACTGATTATTTTCTTTGTCGGTAAATATTTTTCTGGCGTCGCACAAAGGTTAGTACGCAAGTTACTTAACAGCCGCAAGATTGATCCAACAGTGGTGTCTTTTGTGGCTAACTTAGCCTGGGCCGTGGTGTTTGTGTTCACCATTATCGCTACCTTAGGCCAAATCGGCGTACAAACCGCCTCTCTAGTCGCGGTTATCGGTGCTGCTGGTTTAGCCGTAGGTTTAGCACTGCAAGGTTCTCTGTCTAACTTTGCCTCAGGCGTATTAATGGTGCTATTCCGTCCATGCCGTGTAGGTGATTATATTGAAGCGGCGGGTATTGCTGGTACTGTTGATGAAATCACCATTTTCTCAACCAAATTACGCACACCAGATAATAAAGTGATTGTGGCGCCAAACTCCTCAATCATGAATGGCACTATCACAAACTACTCTGCGTTAGAAAATCGTCGTATCGATTTAGTAGTTGGCGTGTCTTATTCAGCGGATATTGCTCAAACCAAAAAAGTATTAACAGAGATTTTAGATAACAACCAATACGTACTGAAAGAGCCAGGTTACACCGTAGGTCTTTCTGAGTTGGCGAATTCTTCAATCAACTTTGTGGTTCGTCCTTGGGTTAAAACTGCCGATTACTGGACAGCACGTTTCGAAATTTTAGAACAAATCAAAAATGCACTCGATGCAGCCAACATTGAAATTCCATTCCCACAAATGGATATTCATGTGAAGCAACTGCCAGAGAGCAAATAA